From a region of the Helianthus annuus cultivar XRQ/B chromosome 5, HanXRQr2.0-SUNRISE, whole genome shotgun sequence genome:
- the LOC110939222 gene encoding serpin-ZX, producing MDRKHLKQSVSNQTDVSTTLATHLLSKKHNTNVVFSPLSIHVALSVLAAGSKGQTLDQLLAFLKTNTTDNLNSLYSQLMPLIFTDARPRGGPRVSFANGFWIDKYLSLKPSFKQVVDNVYETECNQVDFQNKAEVAHELNAWAEEKTNGLIKQVITAEEVSNITWLIYANAIYFKGIWRDKFEPSMTKEYDFHLLNGNKVQVPFMTNFAKKSVGVYDDFKVLRLPYLQGRNEQEFSMYFFLPNAKDGLQSLVQKIGSTPDFIDRHIPHDSVITPRFLIPVFKISFGLEVSGMLKELGLVLPFSGGDGLSEMVDSSDGQGVYVSRIIHKSFVEVNEEGTEAMAYLMEMMCGSAQTPPEYDKVDFVADHPFLFVIREDETGVVLFMGQVVDPRVD from the exons ATGGATCGTAAACACCTTAAACAATCAGTCAGCAACCAAACCGACGTGTCGACCACACTCGCAACCCACCTTCTCTCCAAGAAACACAACACCAACGTTGTTTTCTCCCCCCTTTCCATCCATGTCGCCCTGAGCGTGTTAGCTGCAGGTTCCAAAGGTCAAACACTCGACCAACTCCTCGCTTTCCTCAAAACAAATACCACCGATAACCTCAACTCTCTTTATTCACAGCTTATGCCCTTGATCTTCACCGATGCTAGGCCTAGAGGCGGCCCTCGAGTGTCTTTTGCCAACGGGTTTTGGATTGACAAATACCTTTCTCTCAAACCTTCTTTCAAACAGGTTGTGGACAACGTTTATGAAACCGAATGCAATCAAGTCGATTTCCAAAACAAG GCAGAGGTGGCCCATGAACTGAATGCATGGGCGGAAGAGAAAACAAATGGCCTTATCAAACAAGTTATTACTGCTGAAGAAGTTAGCAATATCACATGGCTCATCTATGCAAATGCAATCTACTTCAAGGGAATATGGAGGGACAAGTTTGAACCGTCGATGACGAAAGAATACGACTTCCACCTCCTTAATGGCAACAAAGTTCAAGTTCCGTTCATGACCAATTTTGCAAAAAAATCCGTGGGTGTATACGATGATTTCAAAGTGCTTCGCCTTCCCTATTTACAAGGTCGCAATGAACAAGAGTTCTCTATGTACTTTTTCCTCCCCAATGCAAAAGATGGCCTTCAGTCTTTAGTACAGAAAATCGGTTCCACACCTGATTTTATTGACCGTCACATTCCACATGATTCTGTAATAACCCCGCGGTTTTTGATACCTGTGTTTAAGATCTCATTCGGGTTAGAAGTTTCTGGTATGTTGAAGGAATTAGGCCTTGTATTGCCTTTCAGCGGTGGAGATGGTTTGAGCGAAATGGTTGACTCATCTGATGGTCAAGGTGTTTATGTTTCGAGGATCATCCACAAATCTTTTGTGGAGGTGAATGAAGAAGGTACAGAAGCAATGGCCTATTTGATGGAGATGATGTGCGGTTCAGCACAAACTCCTCCGGAGTATGATAAGGTGGATTTTGTGGCGGATCACCCGTTCTTGTTTGTGATTAGAGAAGATGAGACTGGGGTCGTGTTGTTTATGGGACAAGTGGTTGACCCTCGTGTTGATTGA